A single region of the Nocardioides sp. W7 genome encodes:
- a CDS encoding ABC transporter ATP-binding protein has product MAVIETVGLTKAYPGVTALDRLDLDIGAGVTGLVGANGAGKSTFIKILLGLVPATGGTARVLGHDVATEGAAVRALVGYMPEHDCLPADVSASDLVVHLGQMSGLPYSAARERASDVLRHVGLAEERYRPIGGYSTGMKQRAKLAQALVHDPRLVLLDEPTNGLDPSARDDMLALVRRIGTDFGIAVLVTSHLLGELERISDSIVVLDGGRLLQSSATADLLHSTGSLLVEVQGRPDADRLLGQALVDAGLVARPAEGRMIEVEVRDEHTPDQVRDLTVDLGLGLVRMQERHHRIEDVFREGGAGRVQPV; this is encoded by the coding sequence GTGGCCGTGATCGAGACCGTGGGGCTGACCAAGGCGTACCCCGGCGTCACGGCACTGGACCGCCTCGACCTCGACATCGGTGCCGGCGTGACCGGGCTGGTCGGCGCCAACGGGGCCGGGAAGTCGACGTTCATCAAGATCCTGCTCGGCCTGGTGCCGGCGACCGGCGGCACGGCGCGGGTGCTGGGGCACGACGTGGCGACCGAGGGGGCGGCGGTCCGGGCGCTGGTCGGCTACATGCCCGAGCACGACTGCCTGCCCGCGGACGTGTCCGCGAGCGACCTGGTGGTGCACCTCGGGCAGATGTCGGGACTGCCGTACTCCGCAGCCCGCGAGCGCGCCTCCGACGTACTGCGCCACGTGGGCCTGGCCGAGGAGCGCTACCGCCCCATCGGGGGCTACTCCACCGGCATGAAGCAGCGGGCCAAGCTCGCCCAGGCGCTCGTGCACGACCCGCGGCTGGTGCTGCTCGACGAGCCGACCAACGGCCTGGATCCCTCCGCGCGCGACGACATGCTCGCGCTCGTGCGCCGGATCGGCACCGACTTCGGGATCGCCGTCCTGGTCACCTCGCACCTGCTCGGCGAGCTGGAGCGGATCAGCGACAGCATCGTGGTGCTCGACGGCGGGCGCCTGCTGCAGTCGTCCGCGACGGCCGACCTGCTGCACTCGACGGGCAGCCTGCTGGTGGAGGTGCAGGGCCGGCCCGACGCGGACCGGCTGCTCGGCCAGGCGCTGGTCGACGCGGGTCTGGTCGCCCGGCCGGCCGAGGGCCGGATGATCGAGGTCGAGGTCCGCGACGAGCACACGCCCGACCAGGTCCGTGACCTCACCGTCGACCTGGGGCTCGGGCTGGTGCGGATGCAGGAGCGGCACCACCGGATCGAGGACGTCTTCCGCGAGGGGGGTGCCGGCCGTGTCCAGCCCGTCTGA
- a CDS encoding immune inhibitor A domain-containing protein — protein MAAPTTAQATAQPDPRLDDLPPTAGEPETRPDNFPDPLARKRTALRQRAVDDLVAGKARTVGKGRDRTIRMADGSEVEYPVKQTSQLLTFLVEFGDGEGNPDFPDNTAGPLHNDIPEPTRSDNTTYWKRDFSRQHFLDMFFNGLADQAGESFRDVYDEMSNGRFDLRGDVSDWVRVEHPASFYQELQDADDDPETPETGEETGQKMTSFLQDSADAWYDAQVAGGRTDAQIQEYLKTFDVWDRYDFDGDTNFNEADGYIDHFQAIHAGEGEEAGADTWAIWSHRSAVNQNADAGPTGNENGGVQIGSTGLWIRDYTTEPENGGLGVFAHEFGHDLGLPDYYDTQGGDNSTAFWSLMSSGSWLGHGKGTTGTTPNHMGATEKLFLGWYGDNKEELAIVDGTAGAQTITLGPSYHATKEGKQAVAVNLPKGSSTVEVVEPDQGTHYFYSGNGDDRVATVTSPTVTVPATDPTLTARVSYSIEDDWDYAHAKVSTDGGANWTYLQTNLSTTDDPNQQNAGFGITGCSGTRDGDGVCDNAWTDLSADLTAYAGQPVKVEFEMFNDAAYHELGFSVDSIAIGDTVLTNVEDGAPTWTLKGFQVMDGPSYTKSYDRYYLAENRQYQGYDKTLAEGPYSADYPVTAPNKVDQFPYQDGLLVWYANGLYTDNNTSAHPGGGQALPVDASSKYVRWQKNGVDVAAANGRLNAYDATFDVDQTDALRLTNESLGGVTYDVPARPGNPVFDDSDVNGYWDSSAAPASWFSTQVAGVGTMIQVLSSDERTGRMVIKAGRRFAAATAPAQITGTARVGRTLGVTPATWAVTGTSTFTWTVGGKAAGTGSSYVLKPSDSGKTVTVTETRTATGYDSGTSISAPTAKVRAAAVKLTVRAPKAVKRNRSATAKVAVTSPGLKPTGRIKVTYAGKSLRAKALRNGRVRIALPRQSRTSTVRLVVRYEGGTGFPDARTVKTVRIVR, from the coding sequence ATGGCCGCGCCCACGACCGCGCAGGCGACAGCGCAGCCGGACCCCAGGCTCGACGACCTGCCCCCCACCGCGGGCGAGCCGGAGACCCGGCCCGACAACTTCCCCGACCCCCTGGCGCGCAAGCGCACCGCGCTGCGCCAGCGCGCGGTCGACGACCTCGTGGCCGGCAAGGCCAGGACCGTCGGCAAGGGTCGTGACCGCACGATCCGGATGGCCGACGGCTCGGAGGTCGAGTACCCGGTCAAGCAGACCTCGCAGCTGCTGACCTTCCTCGTCGAGTTCGGCGACGGCGAGGGCAACCCGGACTTCCCCGACAACACGGCCGGTCCGCTGCACAACGACATCCCGGAGCCCACCCGCAGCGACAACACGACGTACTGGAAGCGCGACTTCTCCCGCCAGCACTTCCTGGACATGTTCTTCAACGGACTCGCCGACCAGGCCGGCGAGTCGTTCAGGGACGTCTACGACGAGATGTCGAACGGCCGGTTCGACCTCCGGGGCGACGTCTCCGACTGGGTCCGGGTCGAGCACCCGGCGTCGTTCTACCAGGAGCTGCAGGACGCCGACGACGACCCCGAGACGCCGGAGACGGGCGAGGAGACCGGTCAGAAGATGACCAGCTTCCTCCAGGACTCCGCCGACGCGTGGTACGACGCGCAGGTCGCGGGCGGCAGGACCGACGCCCAGATCCAGGAGTACCTGAAGACCTTCGACGTCTGGGACCGCTACGACTTCGACGGGGACACGAACTTCAACGAGGCCGACGGCTACATCGACCACTTCCAGGCGATCCACGCCGGAGAGGGCGAGGAGGCCGGAGCGGACACCTGGGCCATCTGGTCGCACCGATCCGCGGTGAACCAGAACGCCGACGCCGGCCCGACAGGCAACGAGAACGGCGGCGTCCAGATCGGGAGCACCGGGCTGTGGATCCGTGACTACACGACCGAGCCGGAGAACGGCGGGCTGGGCGTCTTCGCCCACGAGTTCGGCCACGACCTCGGCCTGCCCGACTACTACGACACCCAGGGCGGCGACAACAGCACCGCCTTCTGGAGCCTGATGAGCTCGGGCTCCTGGCTGGGCCACGGGAAGGGGACCACCGGCACCACGCCGAACCACATGGGCGCGACCGAGAAGCTGTTCCTCGGCTGGTACGGCGACAACAAGGAGGAGCTGGCGATCGTCGACGGCACCGCCGGCGCGCAGACGATCACCCTCGGCCCGTCGTACCACGCCACGAAGGAGGGCAAGCAGGCCGTCGCGGTCAACCTGCCGAAGGGCAGCTCGACCGTCGAGGTCGTCGAGCCCGACCAGGGCACGCACTACTTCTACTCCGGAAACGGTGACGACCGGGTCGCCACCGTGACCAGCCCGACGGTGACCGTCCCGGCGACCGACCCGACGCTCACCGCCCGGGTCAGCTACTCCATCGAGGACGACTGGGACTACGCCCACGCGAAGGTCTCCACCGACGGCGGCGCGAACTGGACCTACCTCCAGACCAACCTGTCGACGACCGACGACCCGAACCAGCAGAACGCCGGCTTCGGCATCACCGGCTGCTCGGGGACGCGCGACGGCGACGGCGTCTGCGACAACGCGTGGACCGACCTGAGCGCCGACCTGACGGCGTACGCCGGTCAGCCGGTCAAGGTCGAGTTCGAGATGTTCAACGACGCGGCCTACCACGAGCTCGGCTTCTCGGTGGACAGCATCGCGATCGGCGACACGGTCCTGACCAACGTCGAGGACGGCGCACCCACCTGGACGCTGAAGGGCTTCCAGGTGATGGACGGCCCGTCGTACACGAAGTCCTACGACCGGTACTACCTGGCCGAGAACCGGCAGTACCAGGGCTACGACAAGACGCTGGCCGAGGGCCCCTACAGCGCCGACTACCCCGTGACCGCGCCCAACAAGGTCGACCAGTTCCCCTACCAGGACGGTCTCCTGGTCTGGTACGCCAACGGGCTCTACACCGACAACAACACCAGCGCGCACCCCGGTGGCGGGCAGGCGCTGCCCGTGGACGCCAGCTCGAAGTACGTCCGGTGGCAGAAGAACGGCGTCGACGTGGCTGCGGCCAACGGCCGGCTCAACGCGTACGACGCCACCTTCGACGTCGACCAGACCGACGCCCTGCGCCTGACCAACGAGAGCCTGGGCGGAGTCACGTACGACGTCCCCGCCCGGCCCGGCAACCCGGTCTTCGACGACAGCGACGTCAACGGCTACTGGGACAGCTCCGCGGCCCCGGCGTCGTGGTTCTCCACCCAGGTCGCCGGTGTCGGAACGATGATCCAGGTGCTCTCCTCCGACGAGCGCACCGGGCGGATGGTCATCAAGGCCGGTCGCCGGTTCGCCGCCGCGACCGCGCCGGCCCAGATCACCGGCACCGCGCGGGTGGGCCGGACCCTCGGCGTCACCCCGGCCACCTGGGCCGTGACCGGCACGAGCACCTTCACCTGGACGGTCGGCGGCAAGGCCGCCGGGACCGGCTCCAGCTACGTGCTCAAGCCCTCGGACTCCGGGAAGACGGTGACCGTCACCGAGACCCGGACGGCCACCGGCTATGACAGCGGCACGTCCATCTCCGCCCCGACCGCCAAGGTCCGCGCCGCCGCGGTCAAGCTGACCGTCCGGGCGCCCAAGGCGGTCAAGCGGAACAGGTCGGCGACCGCCAAGGTCGCCGTCACCTCGCCGGGCCTGAAGCCGACGGGCCGGATCAAGGTGACGTACGCCGGCAAGTCCCTGCGCGCCAAGGCGCTCCGGAACGGCCGGGTCCGCATCGCGCTCCCGCGTCAGTCGAGGACGAGCACGGTGCGGCTGGTCGTGCGCTACGAAGGGGGCACCGGCTTCCCCGACGCCCGGACGGTGAAGACCGTCCGGATCGTGCGGTGA
- a CDS encoding ABC transporter permease, whose translation MSSPSETPAQPPPTGVIHDLGYRPYAGPRLGERAVAWSFFVTGLRNTYGLGRSARSKALPMILLGLMLLPALILVGVLVQARNLLDLDSQIVAYSTYPLTTQLLISVFVAAQAPALISRDLRFRTITLYLARPMRRTTYVLVRLASLAVATFVLIGSPLLLMYVGGLLADLPPGRETERFLGAIVGAALLAACLAGLSAVVAALTIRRGLAVAGVIVVLLVSYTVVSTVQGVSEEVDNERVGEVAGLFSPYTLVNGVQRVLFDSPAATPTPPEGAAMGLLYVVVTLLVVLGSIGALLLRYRKAD comes from the coding sequence GTGTCCAGCCCGTCTGAGACTCCCGCGCAGCCGCCGCCCACCGGCGTCATCCACGACCTCGGCTACCGCCCGTACGCCGGCCCGCGGCTCGGCGAGCGCGCGGTCGCCTGGTCGTTCTTCGTGACCGGGCTGCGCAACACCTACGGGCTGGGGCGCTCGGCGCGCTCGAAGGCGCTGCCGATGATCCTGCTCGGCCTGATGCTGCTGCCGGCGCTGATCCTGGTGGGCGTGCTGGTCCAGGCGCGCAACCTGCTCGACCTGGACAGCCAGATCGTCGCGTACTCGACGTACCCGCTCACCACCCAGCTGCTCATCTCGGTCTTCGTCGCCGCCCAGGCGCCGGCGCTGATCTCGCGCGACCTGCGCTTCCGCACGATCACCCTCTACCTGGCGCGGCCGATGCGGCGCACGACGTACGTCCTGGTCCGGCTGGCCTCGCTGGCCGTGGCGACGTTCGTGCTGATCGGCTCGCCGCTGCTGCTGATGTATGTCGGCGGGCTGTTGGCCGACCTGCCGCCCGGCCGGGAGACCGAGCGGTTCCTGGGTGCGATCGTCGGCGCCGCGCTCCTCGCCGCCTGCCTGGCCGGACTGTCCGCCGTGGTCGCCGCGCTGACGATCCGGCGCGGGCTGGCGGTCGCGGGGGTGATCGTGGTGCTGCTGGTCAGCTACACGGTGGTCTCGACGGTGCAGGGCGTCTCCGAGGAGGTCGACAACGAGCGGGTCGGCGAGGTCGCGGGGCTGTTCTCGCCGTACACGCTGGTCAACGGCGTGCAGCGCGTCCTCTTCGACTCCCCGGCCGCCACCCCGACGCCGCCGGAGGGCGCCGCGATGGGGCTGCTGTACGTCGTGGTCACGCTGCTCGTCGTGCTCGGGTCGATCGGCGCGCTGCTGCTCCGCTACCGGAAGGCCGACTGA
- a CDS encoding fibronectin type III domain-containing protein — protein MSFSVPSRRVAALAVAASGLAAVLSGAFAPAATAAPTTTSAATAVVAAKSSWFVDPRTPAQRRAEVAVPRKPAAYRGRVRETRAVYRTRAGALAVPMRFAFGHQVAKGQALTLDGRGLFSGGSNTLTTPAKAQLRRLADSLANASKVRCEGYADYSGPASKARSLARSRAAKVCQRLATVNPGLRTSTVGYGSHRPAVVGGTPRQRQLNRRVVVEMTGTRPAPATPSTPTPPPVPPVPQPQVPGAPVLDHVTGVDQGVYYGFAAPTSDGGSPITGYQVDSGTGWETVQPLLGRSAATACRGACGEDLIYASLTGLTPETTVDLRVRALNGVGAGGPSNSLSATAFGRPSAPTNLTVVGDDGTLTATFGAPEHDGGSEVDSYEISYDGGEHWSSADIDSSAPYTVTKTGLDNGTTYDVRVRASNQWGSGPSASAQALVATVPGAPTLEQPELDGTSAWVVFGRPESDGGTRIISYELSTDGGETWRPFLFTDIEPFVYATTVTGLSYGESYDVQVRAFNDRGRGPASATRTITPVTVPDVPTDVVATASGSTVTIAFEAPSFDGGSEITGYQVKVDDGDWAAAVLDGNQIVLGGQTWGTHVYQVRAVNVVGASPSATSNQVVLTEPTPMAYRSEYYYSGGQVWTYVYYRTVPGALRYEAQLDGGEWLPISVEADWVSEQRGRVDDPVCGATACTGDRTIRVRAVTAAGPGNPGNSLPVTYYILG, from the coding sequence ATGTCCTTCAGCGTCCCCAGCCGGAGGGTCGCGGCGTTGGCCGTGGCGGCCTCCGGTCTCGCCGCGGTCCTGTCCGGGGCGTTCGCCCCGGCCGCGACCGCGGCACCCACCACCACGAGCGCTGCGACGGCCGTCGTCGCGGCGAAGTCCTCGTGGTTCGTGGACCCCCGTACGCCGGCCCAGCGCCGGGCCGAGGTGGCGGTCCCGCGGAAGCCGGCCGCCTACCGGGGCAGGGTGCGGGAGACCCGCGCGGTGTACCGGACCCGCGCCGGCGCCCTGGCGGTGCCGATGCGGTTCGCGTTCGGACATCAGGTCGCCAAGGGTCAGGCGCTGACCCTCGACGGACGCGGCCTGTTCTCCGGCGGCTCGAACACCCTGACGACTCCCGCGAAGGCCCAGCTCCGTCGGCTCGCGGACTCGCTGGCCAACGCCTCGAAGGTGCGTTGTGAGGGGTATGCGGACTACTCCGGCCCGGCCTCGAAGGCCAGGTCGCTGGCGAGGAGCCGTGCGGCCAAGGTGTGCCAGCGCCTGGCGACGGTTAACCCGGGCCTGCGGACCTCTACGGTCGGCTACGGCTCCCACCGTCCCGCGGTCGTCGGAGGTACGCCGCGGCAGCGTCAGCTGAACCGCCGGGTGGTCGTCGAGATGACCGGCACCCGTCCGGCCCCGGCGACCCCGTCGACTCCTACCCCGCCGCCGGTGCCGCCGGTTCCGCAGCCCCAGGTGCCCGGCGCCCCGGTCCTCGACCACGTCACCGGCGTCGATCAAGGCGTCTACTACGGCTTCGCGGCCCCCACCAGCGACGGCGGCTCCCCGATCACCGGCTACCAGGTCGACTCCGGCACCGGCTGGGAGACCGTGCAGCCGCTGCTCGGTCGGTCCGCCGCGACCGCCTGCCGCGGCGCCTGCGGCGAGGACCTGATCTACGCCTCCCTCACCGGACTGACGCCGGAGACCACGGTCGACCTGCGGGTCCGTGCTCTCAACGGGGTCGGCGCAGGCGGGCCTTCGAACTCACTCTCGGCGACGGCCTTCGGTCGTCCCTCCGCCCCCACGAACCTGACGGTCGTGGGCGACGACGGCACCCTCACCGCCACCTTCGGCGCGCCCGAGCACGACGGCGGCTCCGAGGTCGACTCCTACGAGATCTCCTACGACGGCGGTGAGCACTGGTCGTCGGCCGACATCGACTCCAGCGCGCCGTACACCGTCACCAAGACCGGCCTGGACAACGGCACGACGTACGACGTCCGCGTCCGGGCCAGCAACCAGTGGGGCTCGGGGCCCTCCGCCTCGGCACAGGCTCTCGTCGCCACCGTGCCGGGTGCGCCGACCCTCGAGCAGCCCGAGCTCGACGGAACCTCGGCCTGGGTCGTCTTCGGCCGGCCGGAGTCCGACGGCGGGACCCGCATCATCAGCTACGAGCTCAGCACCGACGGCGGCGAGACCTGGCGCCCCTTCCTCTTCACCGACATCGAGCCGTTCGTCTACGCGACCACCGTGACCGGCCTTTCCTACGGCGAGTCGTACGACGTGCAGGTCCGCGCTTTCAACGACCGCGGTCGCGGGCCGGCCAGCGCCACGCGCACCATCACCCCGGTGACGGTCCCCGACGTGCCGACCGACGTCGTGGCGACGGCCAGCGGCTCGACGGTGACCATCGCCTTCGAGGCCCCGTCGTTCGACGGCGGGTCGGAGATCACCGGCTACCAGGTCAAGGTCGACGACGGCGACTGGGCCGCCGCCGTCCTCGACGGCAACCAGATCGTCCTCGGTGGCCAGACCTGGGGCACCCACGTCTACCAGGTGCGCGCGGTCAACGTCGTCGGCGCGTCGCCGAGTGCCACGAGCAATCAGGTCGTGCTCACCGAGCCGACCCCGATGGCCTACCGCTCCGAGTACTACTACAGCGGCGGCCAGGTCTGGACCTACGTCTACTACAGGACGGTGCCGGGCGCCCTCCGCTACGAGGCCCAGCTCGACGGTGGCGAGTGGCTCCCGATCTCGGTCGAGGCCGACTGGGTCTCGGAGCAGAGGGGTCGCGTCGACGACCCGGTCTGCGGCGCCACGGCCTGCACCGGCGACCGGACGATCCGAGTACGCGCGGTCACCGCGGCCGGTCCCGGCAACCCGGGCAACTCGCTCCCGGTGACGTACTACATCCTCGGCTGA
- a CDS encoding oxidoreductase produces MNITSTLPGGSWTLGDDTVARFGYGAMQLAGPWVMGPPADRGGALAVLQAAVAAGITHIDTSDAYGPRFTNQLIHEALHPYPESLLIATKVGANRDEEGGWPVARHPQDLRQQVHENLESLGVEVLDLVNMRMGDAQGPQVGPIAEAFGTLVELQKEGLIRHLGVSNVTAEQVGEARSIGEIVCVQNMYNLAHRHDDELIDHLAADGIAYVPFFPLGGFTPLQSQALSTVADRVGTTPMSVALAWLLRRSPNILLIPGTSSSDHLHENIAGAGTALSSQDLADLDSIAN; encoded by the coding sequence ATGAATATCACCTCCACCCTTCCCGGCGGCAGCTGGACCCTGGGCGACGACACTGTCGCCCGTTTCGGGTACGGCGCGATGCAACTGGCCGGTCCGTGGGTCATGGGACCTCCCGCTGACCGCGGCGGCGCTCTGGCCGTGCTGCAGGCGGCGGTCGCGGCCGGGATCACCCACATCGACACCAGCGACGCCTACGGGCCGCGGTTCACCAACCAGCTGATCCACGAGGCCCTGCACCCGTACCCGGAGTCGCTGTTGATCGCCACCAAGGTGGGCGCGAACCGTGACGAGGAGGGTGGATGGCCAGTCGCGCGACACCCCCAGGACCTGCGTCAGCAGGTCCACGAGAACCTGGAGTCGCTCGGCGTCGAGGTGCTCGACCTGGTCAACATGCGCATGGGCGACGCCCAAGGCCCTCAGGTCGGTCCGATCGCTGAGGCGTTCGGCACGCTCGTCGAGCTTCAGAAGGAGGGCTTGATTCGCCACCTCGGGGTCAGCAACGTGACCGCCGAGCAGGTCGGCGAGGCACGCAGTATCGGCGAGATCGTGTGCGTGCAGAACATGTACAACCTCGCCCACCGTCACGACGACGAACTGATCGACCACCTCGCCGCCGACGGCATCGCCTACGTGCCGTTCTTCCCACTCGGGGGCTTCACGCCTCTGCAGTCCCAGGCCCTGTCCACCGTTGCCGACCGGGTCGGGACCACGCCGATGTCGGTCGCCCTTGCCTGGCTCCTGCGACGCTCACCGAACATCCTGCTCATCCCGGGCACTTCCTCGAGCGACCACCTGCACGAGAACATCGCCGGCGCCGGGACGGCTCTCTCCTCCCAGGACCTCGCCGACCTGGACAGCATCGCCAACTGA
- a CDS encoding ABC transporter permease subunit, with translation MIIPLPINGTIVRLGALSVFGRWRGLLLMVLPVVLLGLAVLVRVLVGEDQGVAEDTLYAFGLAVVTPLVALLATSGLLAPEIDDGSISYLLAKPVPRSSIVVSKLVVAVGCILVFAALPLLAAGLVLLTSTPSLAVGFGLAGLLGGVAYCSLFALLSVLTRHAIVVGLIYLLIWEGLLGGLLDGVRWLSITRWSGEIVDTVASTELVGNVPTGYAVGAALVVIIGGAWLTGRRLRGFNLTGDE, from the coding sequence ATGATCATCCCTCTGCCCATCAATGGCACGATCGTCCGCCTCGGCGCGCTCAGCGTCTTCGGCCGCTGGCGCGGCCTGCTGCTGATGGTGCTGCCCGTGGTGCTGCTCGGCCTGGCGGTGCTGGTCCGCGTGCTCGTCGGCGAGGACCAGGGCGTCGCGGAGGACACGCTGTACGCCTTCGGCCTCGCCGTCGTGACGCCGCTGGTCGCCCTGCTCGCCACCTCCGGCCTGCTGGCGCCGGAGATCGACGACGGCTCGATCTCGTACCTGCTCGCCAAGCCGGTGCCGCGGTCGTCCATCGTGGTGAGCAAGCTGGTCGTCGCGGTCGGCTGCATCCTCGTCTTCGCCGCGCTCCCCCTGCTGGCCGCCGGTCTCGTCCTGCTGACCTCCACGCCCTCGCTCGCCGTCGGCTTCGGCCTCGCCGGCCTGCTCGGCGGCGTCGCCTACTGCTCCCTCTTCGCCCTCCTCTCCGTGCTGACCCGGCACGCGATCGTGGTCGGCCTCATCTACCTGCTGATCTGGGAGGGCCTGCTCGGCGGCCTCCTCGACGGCGTCCGCTGGCTCTCGATCACCCGTTGGTCCGGCGAGATCGTCGACACCGTCGCCTCGACCGAGCTCGTCGGCAACGTCCCCACCGGGTACGCCGTCGGCGCCGCGCTCGTCGTCATCATCGGCGGGGCCTGGCTGACCGGTCGGCGGCTGCGCGGGTTCAACCTGACGGGTGACGAGTAG
- a CDS encoding helix-turn-helix domain-containing protein, with translation MTTTKTAQREQAKAEYNAFFAACPSRQLLDRISNKWVVLILCALGGDAGNEAPEPGQSDAPGRPGGLDAVQALRYSELSRRLAGVSQKMLTQTLRALEHDGLLTRTVTPTVPVTVTYALTDLGISLHHLTRDLRHWAQAHMGEVLAHRQQHDSEKPAHASAPHLERSQP, from the coding sequence GTGACCACCACCAAGACCGCGCAGCGGGAGCAGGCCAAGGCGGAGTACAACGCCTTCTTCGCGGCCTGCCCCAGCCGTCAGCTGCTCGACCGAATCTCGAACAAGTGGGTCGTGCTCATCCTTTGCGCCTTGGGTGGCGATGCGGGCAACGAGGCGCCAGAGCCGGGACAGTCCGATGCGCCGGGACGACCCGGCGGGCTCGACGCCGTCCAAGCCCTGCGCTACTCCGAGCTCTCGCGCCGGCTGGCCGGGGTCAGCCAGAAGATGCTCACTCAGACCCTGCGAGCCCTCGAACACGACGGACTGCTCACCCGCACCGTCACCCCAACCGTGCCCGTCACCGTCACCTACGCCCTGACCGACCTCGGCATCTCGCTCCACCACCTCACCCGCGACCTGCGCCACTGGGCCCAGGCCCACATGGGCGAAGTCCTCGCACACCGCCAGCAACACGACTCTGAGAAGCCTGCCCACGCCAGCGCCCCACACCTCGAGCGATCGCAGCCGTAG
- a CDS encoding ABC transporter ATP-binding protein gives MASIVLEHVSRWYRNVVAVNDVSMTIGPGVTGLLGPNGAGKSTLIAMMSGFLAPSAGTVTLDDEPLWRNEQVYRRLGLVPEREALFDYLTGRQFVVANAELHGLPDPGAAAQRAIALIEMTDAQDREISTYSKGMRQRIKMASALVHDPAVLLLDEPFNGMDPRQRMHLMDLLRSMGAEGRTVLFSSHILEEVEQVARQIEVVVAGRHAASGDFGAIRRLMTDRPNRFVLRTADDRLMASVLLADPSVRGARLRSEGGIELEASDFGRFSEVLPRLAREHGVRLHEVTPTDESLESVFAYLVSS, from the coding sequence ATGGCGTCGATCGTGCTGGAACACGTGTCGCGGTGGTACCGCAACGTCGTCGCCGTCAACGACGTCTCCATGACCATCGGCCCGGGCGTCACCGGCCTGCTCGGGCCCAACGGCGCCGGCAAGTCGACGCTGATCGCGATGATGTCGGGCTTCCTGGCGCCGTCGGCCGGGACGGTCACCCTGGACGACGAGCCGCTGTGGCGCAACGAGCAGGTCTACCGCCGGCTCGGCCTGGTGCCGGAGCGGGAGGCGCTGTTCGACTACCTGACCGGGCGGCAGTTCGTGGTCGCGAACGCCGAGCTGCACGGGCTGCCCGACCCGGGTGCGGCGGCGCAACGAGCCATCGCGCTGATCGAGATGACGGACGCGCAGGACCGCGAGATCTCGACGTACTCCAAGGGGATGCGGCAGCGGATCAAGATGGCCTCGGCGCTGGTGCACGACCCCGCCGTACTGCTCCTCGACGAGCCGTTCAACGGCATGGACCCGCGACAGCGGATGCACCTGATGGACCTGCTGCGGTCGATGGGGGCCGAGGGGCGCACGGTGCTCTTCAGCTCGCACATCCTGGAGGAGGTCGAGCAGGTGGCCCGGCAGATCGAGGTGGTGGTCGCCGGTCGCCACGCGGCCTCCGGAGACTTCGGCGCGATCCGGCGGCTGATGACCGACCGGCCGAACCGGTTCGTGCTGCGCACCGCCGACGACCGGCTGATGGCCTCGGTGCTGCTCGCCGACCCGTCGGTGCGGGGCGCCCGGCTGCGCTCGGAGGGCGGGATCGAGCTGGAGGCGTCCGACTTCGGGCGGTTCAGCGAGGTGCTCCCGCGGCTGGCCCGCGAGCACGGCGTACGCCTGCACGAGGTGACGCCGACCGACGAGTCGCTCGAGAGCGTCTTCGCCTACCTGGTGTCGTCATGA
- a CDS encoding response regulator transcription factor translates to MDELPVCVAIVSPQPVVASGLRTILARCGEGIDVVGLHADGPDPDVVLYDVIGLVDGDGTDLDILVGKTASTVLAVTRELRPDLGSQALARGASGFFALGSDEAEICAAIRSTQTGWQPGDTGENPVVGSSESAGFRDQVGADLGLTEREREILALIALGYSNIEIASEIHLGINTVKTHIRGGYRKIGATNRAEAVAWAIRHGLPTQFR, encoded by the coding sequence GTGGACGAATTGCCAGTTTGCGTCGCGATCGTCAGCCCGCAGCCGGTCGTGGCCTCCGGTCTTCGCACGATCCTCGCCCGGTGCGGCGAGGGGATCGACGTGGTCGGCCTGCACGCCGACGGCCCCGATCCGGACGTCGTCCTCTACGACGTGATCGGGCTGGTCGACGGGGACGGCACGGACCTCGACATCCTGGTCGGCAAGACCGCCTCGACCGTGCTCGCCGTCACCCGCGAGCTGCGCCCCGATCTCGGCTCGCAGGCGCTGGCCCGCGGCGCGTCGGGGTTCTTCGCCCTGGGCTCCGACGAGGCGGAGATCTGTGCGGCGATCCGGTCGACCCAGACGGGCTGGCAGCCCGGCGACACCGGCGAGAACCCGGTCGTCGGGTCCAGCGAGTCCGCCGGGTTCCGCGACCAGGTCGGCGCCGACCTCGGCCTCACCGAGCGCGAGCGGGAGATCCTGGCGCTGATCGCGCTGGGCTACTCCAACATCGAGATCGCCAGTGAGATCCACCTCGGCATCAACACCGTCAAGACCCACATCCGCGGCGGCTATCGCAAGATCGGCGCCACCAACCGCGCCGAGGCGGTCGCCTGGGCGATCCGGCACGGGCTGCCCACACAGTTCCGCTGA